A stretch of Microbacterium sp. 4R-513 DNA encodes these proteins:
- a CDS encoding substrate-binding domain-containing protein yields MRVTKKLLLGSVAATAALVLAACAPTTGAGGDPSASGEAGPAEVTVGIVTSESGPLAGYGKQYLDAFKAGLDYATDGSNEVDGTKIAVEYRDDAGDPDKAVTAVKELIGSGVQIIGGTASSGVALAVAEQAEQNKVLYISGPAAADAITGINDYTFRSGRQSAQDVATAGTFLDELDGKTITVFAQNNAFGTGNEAAVKAILGAKGATVNSVLVPEDATEFTPFAQQVLAGNPDLVFVAWAGATSGAMWQAMSQQGVLDAIPVVTGLGDSATFGAYGEASEKISFLNHYFPGGPDNDVNDAMVKAIEDEGGTADLFSPDGFNAAIMIVHAIKEGKGDVDAMVAALEGFEFDGPKGKMTVRESDHALLQEMYQVKLVADGGSFTPELVDTVSADDVAPAEAE; encoded by the coding sequence ATGCGGGTTACAAAGAAGTTGCTCCTGGGCTCCGTGGCCGCCACGGCCGCCCTCGTCCTCGCGGCCTGCGCGCCGACGACCGGTGCGGGTGGCGATCCCTCGGCGAGCGGCGAGGCCGGACCGGCCGAGGTCACCGTCGGCATCGTCACGAGCGAGTCCGGACCGCTCGCCGGCTACGGCAAGCAGTACCTCGACGCGTTCAAGGCCGGCCTCGACTACGCGACGGACGGATCGAACGAAGTCGACGGCACGAAGATCGCCGTCGAGTACCGCGACGACGCGGGCGACCCCGACAAGGCCGTCACCGCCGTCAAGGAGCTCATCGGATCGGGCGTCCAGATCATCGGGGGGACGGCATCGTCCGGCGTCGCCCTCGCCGTCGCCGAGCAGGCCGAGCAGAACAAGGTCCTCTACATCTCGGGACCCGCTGCGGCGGACGCGATCACCGGCATCAACGACTACACGTTCCGCTCGGGACGCCAGAGCGCGCAGGATGTCGCGACCGCCGGAACGTTCCTCGACGAGCTCGACGGCAAGACCATCACGGTGTTCGCCCAGAACAACGCCTTCGGCACGGGCAACGAGGCGGCCGTCAAGGCGATCCTCGGCGCCAAGGGCGCGACCGTGAACTCGGTCCTCGTCCCCGAGGACGCGACGGAGTTCACGCCCTTCGCGCAGCAGGTGCTGGCGGGGAACCCGGATCTGGTCTTCGTCGCGTGGGCCGGTGCCACGTCGGGAGCCATGTGGCAGGCGATGAGCCAGCAGGGTGTGCTCGATGCGATCCCCGTCGTGACGGGTCTCGGCGACTCGGCGACCTTCGGCGCCTACGGCGAGGCGTCCGAGAAGATCAGCTTCCTGAACCACTACTTCCCGGGGGGACCCGACAACGACGTCAACGACGCGATGGTCAAGGCCATCGAGGACGAGGGCGGCACCGCCGATCTGTTCAGCCCCGACGGCTTCAACGCGGCGATCATGATCGTGCACGCGATCAAGGAGGGCAAGGGTGACGTCGACGCCATGGTCGCCGCCCTCGAGGGCTTCGAGTTCGACGGTCCGAAGGGCAAGATGACGGTGCGCGAGAGCGATCACGCCCTCCTCCAGGAGATGTACCAGGTCAAGCTCGTCGCCGACGGCGGCAGCTTCACGCCGGAGCTCGTCGACACTGTCTCGGCCGACGACGTCGCTCCCGCCGAAGCCGAGTGA
- a CDS encoding AMP-binding protein, whose protein sequence is MTWEHLLEDEPHTIGRWLTDRAAQSPTRIAIDDRGVTTDYATLSARAVDLAAGLRAAGYGPGRRLATLTGNSTDHVVAFFACALAGVALVPLSWRLTPRELADVLERSEPALLLVEDEYATLASEALRAIAVAPPVATLGTTGVEASVPLAREPVGVRHVRDDDPLLVIFTSGSEAAPKGVVLTHANCFWTNLALARALPLTDDDVVLAMLPQFHIAAWNCQPLLAWWVGATVVLERSFQPSRALQLIRERCVTAMMGVPTQYALLACEREWAHSDVTSLRLALVGGATMPVALQEQWAAMGVPLTQGYGLTEAAPNVLHLPASEASEHPGSVGRPYPHVSVSVVDPETGLPLDGEATGELWVRGPSVFAGYLDDPDASSRAMSGEWLRTGDLVHRGADGMFRIVDRLKDIFISGGENVAPAEVEHALTLHPLIEAAAVVGVPDPVWGERGFAFVVRAEGAVLSEDEVLAHARRNLAAFKIPARVEFVRSLPRSTIEKLARSRLRERALHHLGEGGDHERSR, encoded by the coding sequence ATGACGTGGGAGCACCTGCTCGAGGACGAGCCGCACACGATCGGGCGGTGGCTGACCGATCGCGCGGCGCAATCGCCGACCCGGATCGCCATCGACGACCGCGGCGTCACGACCGACTACGCGACGCTCTCGGCCCGCGCGGTCGACCTCGCCGCGGGGCTGCGCGCTGCGGGGTACGGACCCGGCAGGCGCCTTGCGACGCTGACCGGCAACTCGACCGACCACGTCGTGGCGTTCTTCGCCTGCGCCCTCGCGGGCGTCGCGCTCGTGCCGCTGTCGTGGCGGCTCACGCCGCGGGAGCTCGCCGACGTGCTGGAGCGCTCCGAGCCGGCACTCCTCCTCGTCGAAGACGAGTACGCCACGCTCGCGAGCGAAGCGCTGCGCGCCATCGCCGTCGCCCCGCCCGTCGCCACGCTCGGCACGACGGGGGTCGAGGCGTCGGTGCCTCTCGCGCGAGAGCCCGTCGGAGTGCGCCACGTCCGTGACGACGATCCCTTGCTGGTCATCTTCACGTCGGGGAGCGAGGCGGCTCCGAAGGGAGTCGTCCTCACCCACGCGAACTGCTTCTGGACGAACCTCGCGCTCGCACGGGCGCTGCCACTCACCGACGACGACGTCGTGCTCGCGATGCTGCCGCAGTTCCACATCGCGGCGTGGAACTGCCAGCCTCTGCTGGCGTGGTGGGTGGGTGCGACGGTCGTGCTCGAACGGTCGTTCCAGCCTTCCCGCGCGCTCCAGCTCATCCGTGAGCGGTGTGTCACCGCGATGATGGGAGTGCCGACGCAGTACGCGCTGCTCGCCTGCGAGAGGGAGTGGGCGCACTCCGACGTCACGAGCCTGCGCCTCGCCCTCGTCGGTGGCGCCACGATGCCGGTGGCGCTGCAGGAGCAGTGGGCCGCGATGGGGGTGCCGCTGACCCAGGGCTACGGTCTCACCGAGGCCGCGCCGAACGTCCTGCATCTTCCTGCGAGCGAGGCGTCCGAACATCCCGGATCCGTCGGCCGCCCGTATCCGCACGTCTCCGTGAGCGTCGTCGACCCCGAGACGGGACTTCCCCTCGACGGCGAGGCGACGGGCGAGCTGTGGGTGCGCGGCCCGAGCGTCTTCGCGGGGTACCTGGACGATCCGGATGCCTCCTCCCGGGCGATGTCGGGGGAGTGGCTGCGCACCGGCGACCTCGTGCACCGCGGTGCCGACGGCATGTTCCGCATCGTCGACCGCCTGAAGGACATCTTCATCTCGGGAGGGGAGAACGTCGCCCCGGCCGAGGTCGAGCATGCGCTGACACTCCACCCGCTCATCGAGGCGGCGGCGGTCGTCGGCGTGCCCGACCCGGTGTGGGGGGAGCGCGGTTTCGCGTTCGTCGTTCGCGCCGAGGGCGCAGTGCTGTCGGAGGACGAGGTGCTCGCGCACGCCCGCCGCAATCTCGCGGCCTTCAAGATTCCGGCGCGCGTGGAGTTCGTCCGCTCGCTGCCGCGATCCACGATCGAGAAGCTCGCGCGCTCGCGTCTGCGCGAACGCGCGCTCCACCACCTGGGGGAAGGAGGGGACCATGAGCGTTCCCGGTGA
- a CDS encoding ABC transporter ATP-binding protein — MGILEVSNLRCSIAGQQVVEDVSFSVASTGITAILGRNGAGKTSTLRGILGLIHRRGEVRLAGDRIDGLPTHRIVRRGVGYVPEDREVFSKLTVAENLALAERGRNPRRELVDALFPDLVARRDQQAGTLSGGQQQMVSVARALLNDNRILLVDEPTKGLAPKIVTEVADALEEASKTVPILLVEQNLEVVRRLAGDAIVIGGGRVVHTGRATAILDDDELTRRLLGVHAEVHS, encoded by the coding sequence ATGGGCATCCTGGAAGTGTCGAACCTCCGCTGCTCGATCGCCGGACAGCAGGTCGTCGAGGACGTCTCGTTCTCCGTCGCGTCGACGGGGATCACGGCGATCCTCGGCCGCAACGGCGCGGGCAAGACGTCGACTCTCCGCGGCATCCTCGGTCTCATCCATCGCCGCGGCGAGGTGCGACTCGCCGGCGACCGGATCGACGGGCTTCCGACCCACAGGATCGTCCGCCGCGGCGTCGGCTACGTGCCCGAGGACCGCGAGGTCTTCTCGAAGCTCACCGTCGCCGAGAACCTCGCCCTCGCCGAGCGCGGACGCAACCCGCGCCGTGAGCTGGTCGATGCGCTGTTCCCCGACCTCGTCGCACGGCGTGACCAGCAGGCCGGAACGCTCTCGGGCGGCCAGCAGCAGATGGTGTCGGTGGCCCGGGCGCTCCTCAACGACAACAGGATCCTCCTCGTCGACGAGCCGACGAAGGGCCTCGCGCCGAAGATCGTGACCGAGGTCGCCGACGCGCTCGAAGAGGCTTCGAAGACCGTCCCGATCCTGCTCGTCGAGCAGAACCTCGAGGTCGTGCGCCGGCTCGCGGGCGACGCCATCGTCATCGGCGGAGGCCGCGTCGTGCACACCGGCCGCGCGACGGCGATCCTCGACGACGACGAGCTGACCCGCCGGCTCCTCGGCGTCCACGCGGAGGTGCACTCGTGA
- a CDS encoding TetR/AcrR family transcriptional regulator, with protein MSVPGDLLDEQAELVSPATGRPLTKRGEATRRRLLEAAEAVFAEQGYHEASIVKITERAGIGLGTFYLYFDSKQTIFEALVIDLNRRVRHSMSEAMAGASTRLEAERAGFAGFFGFTAEHPALYRVVREAEFVSPETLRLHYTRIVEGYEAGLRAAQQSGDVDPRLDPEVAAWALMGMGELIGMRFLLWERDAEGRPPAQLDPAVFDAMARFIDNALAPRREKEGDPS; from the coding sequence ATGAGCGTTCCCGGTGACCTGCTCGACGAGCAGGCGGAACTGGTGTCGCCGGCGACGGGCCGCCCGCTCACCAAGCGCGGCGAGGCGACCCGCCGACGACTGCTCGAGGCCGCCGAGGCGGTGTTCGCCGAGCAGGGGTATCACGAGGCATCCATCGTCAAGATCACCGAGCGGGCGGGGATCGGCCTCGGCACGTTCTACCTCTACTTCGACAGCAAGCAGACGATCTTCGAGGCGCTCGTGATCGATCTCAACCGCCGGGTGCGGCACTCGATGTCCGAGGCGATGGCCGGTGCGTCGACGCGTCTGGAGGCGGAGCGGGCCGGCTTCGCCGGGTTCTTCGGCTTCACCGCGGAGCACCCCGCGCTCTACCGCGTCGTGCGCGAGGCGGAGTTCGTCTCGCCCGAGACCCTGCGCCTGCACTACACCCGCATCGTCGAGGGGTACGAGGCGGGCCTGCGGGCGGCGCAGCAGTCCGGCGACGTCGACCCCCGCCTCGACCCGGAGGTCGCGGCATGGGCGCTCATGGGGATGGGCGAGCTCATCGGCATGCGGTTCCTCCTGTGGGAACGGGATGCCGAGGGCCGGCCGCCGGCGCAGCTCGACCCAGCCGTGTTCGACGCGATGGCGCGGTTCATCGACAACGCACTCGCGCCCCGCCGCGAGAAGGAAGGGGATCCGTCGTGA
- a CDS encoding MarR family transcriptional regulator, whose protein sequence is MTHDHDIETLIVAAHALTRVAALETRSETPSAQWRTLTILRDRGPLRVGELARLSRVTQPGMTRLAGQMAELGLIDRSTDASDSRVTVVSVTPLGLEALDTWLLQLTAALAPHFDDLTEAEWDALRTTAAILARKTAAVEVAR, encoded by the coding sequence GTGACCCATGACCACGACATCGAGACCCTGATCGTCGCGGCGCACGCACTCACGCGCGTGGCCGCCCTCGAGACCCGCAGCGAGACACCCTCCGCCCAGTGGCGGACCCTGACGATCCTCCGCGACCGCGGCCCGCTCCGCGTCGGCGAGCTGGCTCGGCTCAGCCGCGTGACTCAGCCCGGCATGACGCGCCTCGCCGGGCAGATGGCCGAGCTCGGCCTCATCGATCGGTCGACGGATGCCTCGGACTCCCGCGTGACGGTCGTGAGCGTCACTCCCCTCGGTCTCGAGGCCCTCGACACGTGGCTCCTGCAGCTGACCGCCGCTCTCGCACCGCACTTCGACGACCTCACCGAGGCGGAGTGGGACGCGCTCCGCACGACCGCCGCCATCCTCGCGCGCAAGACAGCTGCCGTCGAGGTGGCTCGATGA
- a CDS encoding branched-chain amino acid ABC transporter permease — translation MSTLVLTLITGVGLGALYFLVASGLSLIYGLMHVLNFAHGAFLTLSAFLGWIVAQALGTDSWWAFLASIAAGAVVGAVFATLTELVLIRPLYERHIEQVLVTVGLSFAAVALFEGIWGTDPIQVSGPGWLKQTTDVLGARIPNTYWVLMIAAALVLLALVLFLQKTRYGMIIRAGVENRSMVMALGIDVRKSFTVVFAIGGAAAGIGGVLAMHYSTFVSAHLGSTLLIFAFIVTVVGGLGSLTGAAVASVLVAVLQQFANFYLGGTGDFIVVILLAVVLLVRPSGLLGRKA, via the coding sequence GTGAGCACGCTGGTTCTGACCCTCATCACGGGCGTCGGCCTCGGCGCCCTGTACTTCCTGGTCGCGAGCGGCCTGAGTCTCATCTACGGGCTGATGCACGTGCTCAACTTCGCGCACGGCGCGTTCCTGACGCTCAGTGCGTTCCTGGGCTGGATCGTGGCGCAAGCTCTCGGCACCGACTCCTGGTGGGCGTTCCTCGCCTCCATCGCCGCCGGCGCGGTGGTCGGGGCGGTCTTCGCGACACTGACCGAGCTCGTGCTCATCCGCCCGCTGTACGAGCGGCACATCGAGCAGGTGCTCGTGACGGTGGGCCTCTCCTTCGCCGCCGTGGCACTCTTCGAAGGCATCTGGGGGACCGACCCGATCCAGGTGTCCGGGCCCGGCTGGCTGAAGCAGACGACGGACGTCCTCGGGGCGCGCATCCCGAACACATACTGGGTGCTCATGATCGCCGCGGCCCTCGTGCTGCTCGCCCTCGTGCTGTTCCTCCAGAAGACCCGCTACGGCATGATCATCCGCGCCGGCGTCGAGAACCGCTCGATGGTGATGGCGCTCGGGATCGATGTGCGCAAGTCGTTCACGGTCGTCTTCGCGATCGGCGGAGCCGCGGCCGGCATCGGCGGAGTCCTCGCGATGCACTACTCGACGTTCGTGTCTGCCCATCTCGGGTCGACGCTCCTGATCTTCGCGTTCATCGTCACGGTCGTCGGGGGGCTCGGCTCTCTCACGGGGGCTGCCGTCGCATCCGTCCTCGTCGCCGTCCTGCAGCAGTTCGCCAACTTCTACCTCGGTGGCACGGGCGACTTCATCGTCGTCATCCTGCTCGCCGTCGTGCTGCTCGTCCGGCCCTCGGGGCTCCTCGGGAGGAAGGCATGA
- a CDS encoding branched-chain amino acid ABC transporter permease — MTGRHPSGWARFIPALVGAVLVVFMAILPLLNLSLPGILPTPTYMPGTLALLSLCMVFAALALSYSLLLGSAGMLSFGHALYFGAGAYGLGIALERFGVPLWPGIFVALIGGMVIAVLTGAVSMRVSGIPFAMVTLAFAQAGSVLVRRNSAVTGGEEGLSLDTDQVPDFLVGVVNTRNLYWFALAVLVIVYLVTLWVDTSRLGHLVRATRENEQRVRVLGLQPYRAKLVVFVIAAVLASLAGVAYMLLQSGTVPRAVSADLTITILVMVVLGGVGFRWGAIVGGVLYTLLDQRLTVLAGSEAIAGLPDFLRIPLSEPLFLLGVLFILVVMFLPGGIAGTIDAWFRRRRGERARVALRGMDDAESDAPADSELQVRV; from the coding sequence ATGACCGGTCGACACCCTTCGGGATGGGCAAGGTTCATCCCCGCGCTCGTGGGCGCCGTGCTGGTCGTCTTCATGGCGATCCTGCCGCTCCTGAACCTCTCATTGCCCGGCATCCTCCCGACGCCGACCTACATGCCGGGCACGCTCGCGCTGCTGTCGCTGTGCATGGTGTTCGCCGCGCTGGCGCTCTCATACAGCCTCCTGCTCGGAAGCGCCGGGATGCTGTCCTTCGGCCACGCCCTGTACTTCGGTGCCGGCGCCTACGGCCTCGGCATCGCCCTCGAGCGGTTCGGCGTGCCGCTGTGGCCCGGCATCTTCGTCGCCCTCATCGGCGGCATGGTCATCGCCGTCCTGACGGGCGCCGTCTCGATGCGGGTCTCGGGCATCCCGTTCGCGATGGTCACCCTCGCCTTCGCGCAGGCGGGCTCGGTGCTCGTGCGCCGCAACTCCGCCGTCACGGGCGGGGAGGAGGGCCTGAGCCTCGACACCGACCAGGTGCCCGACTTCCTCGTCGGCGTCGTGAACACGCGGAACCTCTACTGGTTCGCCCTCGCCGTGCTCGTCATCGTGTACCTCGTCACGCTGTGGGTCGACACGTCCCGCCTCGGGCACCTCGTTCGGGCGACCCGCGAGAACGAGCAGCGCGTGCGGGTGCTCGGACTGCAGCCGTACCGGGCGAAGCTCGTCGTCTTCGTCATCGCCGCGGTGCTCGCGAGCCTCGCCGGCGTCGCGTACATGCTGCTGCAGTCGGGCACCGTGCCCAGGGCCGTCTCGGCGGACCTCACCATCACGATCCTCGTCATGGTCGTGCTCGGTGGCGTGGGATTCCGGTGGGGTGCCATTGTGGGCGGTGTGCTGTACACGCTGCTCGACCAGCGGCTGACCGTCCTCGCCGGTTCCGAGGCCATCGCCGGCCTCCCGGACTTCCTGCGCATCCCGCTGTCCGAGCCGCTGTTCCTCCTCGGCGTGCTCTTCATCCTCGTCGTGATGTTCCTTCCCGGGGGCATCGCGGGCACGATCGACGCCTGGTTCCGCCGCCGCCGCGGAGAGCGCGCGAGGGTCGCCCTCCGGGGGATGGACGATGCGGAATCGGATGCCCCGGCCGACAGCGAGCTCCAGGTGCGCGTATGA
- a CDS encoding MFS transporter, which produces MSAGAGVTVWRQPKPVWAVAFACVVAFMGIGLVDPILPAIAESLQASPVQTELLFTSYLLVTGLAMLVTSWISSRIGAKATLLTGLALIVVFSLLCALSGSVDAIIGFRAGWGLGNALFISTALATIVGAASGGSGAAIVLYEAALGLGIAIGPLLGGILGEVSWRGPFFGVVVLMAIAFVAVLILLRGGDEKRTPVKLSAPFTALRRPALAILAITALFYNIGFFVLLAFSPFPLGFGALGIGLTFFGWGVALAITSVWVAPLLLRRFRRTSVMLVVLPLLAVDLLAAAVFVGTAGALVAAIIVGGLLLGIMNTVLTESVMEATDLPRSVASSAYSAVRFLGGAAAPPIAALLWHAFGAPVPYVFAAASVLVATATLAIGRRALRHIDAIEADAADEAAAVLVGDAA; this is translated from the coding sequence ATGAGCGCCGGCGCGGGAGTCACCGTCTGGCGGCAGCCCAAGCCGGTGTGGGCGGTCGCGTTCGCCTGTGTCGTCGCGTTCATGGGCATCGGACTGGTCGACCCGATCCTTCCCGCGATCGCCGAGTCGCTTCAGGCGAGCCCCGTGCAGACGGAGCTCCTCTTCACGAGCTACCTCCTCGTCACGGGCCTCGCGATGCTCGTCACGAGCTGGATCTCGAGTCGGATCGGTGCGAAGGCCACGCTTCTCACGGGACTCGCGCTCATCGTCGTGTTCTCGCTCCTGTGCGCTCTGAGCGGCAGCGTCGACGCGATCATCGGGTTCCGCGCGGGCTGGGGCCTCGGCAACGCCCTCTTCATCTCGACGGCGCTCGCGACCATCGTCGGCGCGGCCTCCGGCGGGAGCGGTGCGGCGATCGTGCTCTACGAGGCGGCGCTGGGGCTCGGCATCGCGATCGGGCCGCTGCTCGGCGGAATCCTCGGCGAGGTGAGCTGGCGTGGGCCCTTCTTCGGCGTCGTCGTTCTCATGGCCATCGCCTTCGTCGCGGTGCTCATCCTGCTCCGGGGCGGCGATGAGAAGCGCACGCCCGTCAAGCTGTCGGCTCCCTTCACGGCGCTTCGCCGGCCGGCGCTCGCGATCCTCGCGATCACCGCCCTCTTCTACAACATCGGCTTCTTCGTCCTCCTCGCCTTCTCGCCCTTCCCGCTCGGCTTCGGCGCGCTCGGCATCGGACTGACGTTCTTCGGCTGGGGTGTCGCCCTGGCGATCACGAGCGTCTGGGTCGCGCCGCTCCTCCTGCGCCGGTTCCGGCGCACGAGCGTCATGCTCGTGGTGCTGCCGCTCCTCGCCGTCGATCTGCTCGCGGCAGCCGTCTTCGTCGGCACAGCGGGCGCTCTCGTCGCGGCCATCATCGTCGGCGGACTCCTCCTCGGAATCATGAACACCGTCCTCACCGAGTCCGTCATGGAGGCGACGGACCTCCCCCGCTCCGTCGCCTCGTCGGCCTATTCGGCGGTCCGGTTCCTCGGCGGGGCCGCGGCTCCCCCGATCGCGGCGCTCCTGTGGCACGCCTTCGGCGCACCCGTGCCGTACGTATTCGCCGCGGCATCCGTCCTCGTCGCGACCGCGACCCTCGCGATCGGCCGGCGCGCGCTGCGGCACATCGACGCGATCGAAGCGGATGCTGCAGACGAGGCCGCCGCGGTGCTCGTCGGAGACGCCGCCTGA
- a CDS encoding ABC transporter ATP-binding protein gives MNAPHPSAPRGSALRVEGLGLQIGGATILQDVDLDVAAGSLVGVIGPNGAGKTTLFNVISGLVKPTSGRILLDDRDVTSASVPARARAGLGRTFQTSSLFPKLTVLENVRLAAQVSIGGDYSLFRFPQRTDAATRLAREKLEAVGLGHKADALAGDISHGDKRKLEIAVLLATEASLVLLDEPMAGVASGDVSGLVESIREMQREKGCTVLMVEHHIDVLMGLVDKVAVMYFGTIIAFDTPQNVMANPTVQSAYLGTAA, from the coding sequence ATGAACGCACCCCACCCGTCCGCGCCGCGCGGATCTGCACTCCGGGTCGAAGGACTCGGCCTGCAGATCGGCGGAGCGACCATCCTCCAGGACGTCGACCTCGATGTCGCCGCGGGTTCGCTCGTCGGCGTCATCGGGCCGAACGGCGCCGGCAAGACCACGCTCTTCAACGTGATCTCGGGCCTCGTGAAGCCGACCTCGGGTCGCATCCTGCTGGACGACCGTGACGTCACGTCGGCGTCGGTGCCGGCGCGAGCGCGGGCGGGACTGGGGCGCACCTTCCAGACGTCGAGCCTGTTCCCGAAGCTCACCGTGCTCGAGAACGTTCGCCTCGCGGCCCAGGTCTCCATCGGCGGCGACTATTCGCTCTTCCGCTTCCCGCAGAGGACGGATGCCGCAACCCGCCTGGCCCGCGAGAAGCTCGAGGCCGTCGGGCTCGGCCACAAGGCCGACGCCTTGGCGGGCGACATCTCGCACGGCGACAAGCGCAAGCTCGAGATCGCCGTGCTCCTGGCCACCGAGGCGAGCCTCGTGCTGCTCGACGAGCCGATGGCCGGGGTCGCGTCCGGAGATGTCTCTGGTCTTGTCGAGAGCATCCGCGAGATGCAGCGCGAGAAGGGCTGCACCGTGCTCATGGTCGAGCATCACATCGACGTGCTCATGGGCCTCGTCGACAAGGTCGCCGTGATGTACTTCGGCACGATCATCGCCTTCGACACTCCGCAGAATGTCATGGCGAACCCGACCGTGCAGAGCGCGTATCTGGGGACCGCCGCCTGA